In the Euphorbia lathyris chromosome 5, ddEupLath1.1, whole genome shotgun sequence genome, one interval contains:
- the LOC136230920 gene encoding F-box/kelch-repeat protein At3g24760, which yields MSEPFASLSSDLTELILSHLPIPSLLRASSVCKFWLSLISSPSFPSLSHHRLPWFFLHGLHNTSSKNNQSFAFDPFSNSWFRLPSSPFPSPDFIGSSGFLFSTAPSFSFSPVLKPRWITTSPLRFSRINPLVGVFFTRKTNSTPQFIVVGGVRFIGNLVDIEDRLAVEIYNPCRDCWDLCPPLPADFPSGNTSQTLSSALFRGKFYVFGIYNFFVSFFDLDKHVWSQVQTLRPPGVLFAFLIACREMLVLAGICNSPRGPSFNLWRIDEKTMEFSEISIMPQDMLNGLVDSDEDDKFASLKCIGMGNLIYVINEEYHKKYPACICQIVDESGKCSWRKVPQLPSPVNKFHKVISFCSTVLPHNVFMGGEQDIGHVQPITD from the coding sequence ATGTCTGAGCCCTTTGCTTCCTTAAGCTCCGACCTCACTGAACTCATCCTCTCCCACCTTCCCATCCCTTCCCTCCTCCGCGCCTCCTCCGTCTGCAAGTTCTGGCTTTCCCTCATCTCCTCTCCTTCTTTCCCTTCTCTCTCCCATCATCGCCTTCCTTGGTTCTTCCTCCACGGCCTTCACAACACTTCCTCCAAGAATAACCAGTCCTTTGCCTTTGACCCTTTCTCCAATTCCTGGTTTCGTCTCCcttcttccccttttccttCCCCTGACTTTATTGGCTCGTCTGGTTTCCTCTTTTCTACCGCTCCTTCCTTCTCCTTTTCCCCTGTCCTCAAACCCCGCTGGATCACTACCTCTCCGCTTCGATTTTCCAGAATTAACCCTCTCGTCGGCGTTTTCTTCACCCGCAAAACTAATTCCACACCCCAATTCATCGTTGTCGGCGGCGTTCGATTCATTGGTAATTTGGTTGATATTGAGGATAGATTAGCTGTTGAAATATATAACCCTTGTCGCGATTGTTGGGACCTTTGTCCTCCTTTACCTGCTGATTTTCCCTCAGGTAATACGTCTCAGACCTTATCCTCTGCTCTTTTCCGTGGCAAATTCTATGTGTTTGGGATATACAATTTTTTCGTTTCCTTCTTCGATTTGGATAAGCATGTTTGGAGCCAAGTTCAAACATTGAGGCCTCCTGGTGTCCTTTTCGCTTTCTTAATTGCTTGCCGAGAGATGCTTGTTTTGGCTGGTATCTGTAATAGTCCAAGGGGACCATCTTTCAATTTGTGGAGAATTGATGAGAAAACCATGGAATTCAGTGAAATTTCGATTATGCCTCAGGATATGCTTAATGGATTAGTTGACAGTGATGAGGATGATAAATTTGCAAGTTTGAAATGCATTGGTATGGGAAATCTCATTTATGTAATCAATGAGGAGTATCATAAGAAGTACCCTGCTTGCATTTGTCAGATTGTTGACGAGTCTGGAAAATGTAGCTGGAGGAAAGTGCCCCAATTGCCATCGCCTGTTAACAAGTTTCATAAAGTTATTAGTTTTTGTTCCACAGTTTTGCCACATAACGTTTTTATGGGTGGAGAGCAAGATATTGGACACGTACAGCCTATTACTGATTGA
- the LOC136231057 gene encoding uncharacterized protein, with the protein MKKEDIVNINKQQETSGAAATHVVGNKVLPVTDSTTLASTSFVEKIDKLRGDQKIKAVSRMKDLLRWAAAAKSHNKAKAMLLGRKVMQFRNRATIKAVKENENEEESNSESPKISFRWEVESSSSFCSSMASSSNLQILSFNSSPVRRRKGNWITTDSEFVVLEL; encoded by the exons ATGAAGAAAGAAGATATTGTTAATATTAACAAGCAGCAGGAAACATCAGGTGCTGCTGCTACTCATGTAGTAGGAAATAAGGTTTTACCCGTAACGGATTCAACAACATTAGCTAGTACTAGTTTTGTGGAGAAGATCGATAAACTTAGAGGGGATCAGAAGATTAAGGCCGTGTCTAGAATGAAAGATTTGTTGAGATGGGCTGCTGCTGCAAAATCTCACAACAAAGCTAAAGCCATGCTTCTAGGAAGAAAG GTTATGCAGTTTCGAAATAGAGCAACAATTAAAGCAGTAaaggaaaatgaaaatgaagaagaaagcaATAGTGAATCACCAAAGATCAGTTTCAGATGGGAGGTTGAAAGCAGCTCTTCTTTCTGTTCATCAATGGCTTCCTCTTCCAACCTTCAAATTCTTTCTTTCAATTCTAGTCCTGTTCGTCGTAGAAAAGGAAATTGGATCACCACCGACTCCGAAT TTGTGGTGCTGGAGCTTTGA